From the genome of Nitrosomonas sp., one region includes:
- a CDS encoding sigma-54 dependent transcriptional regulator — MKKLPVLVVEDDQDLLEAVCTTIKLAGYQSLAASDGIGAMALLQENEVGMVVSDVQMKPVDGIALLQKIKAFNPDMPVLLMTAYGEIDLAIAAMRSGACDYLLKPFEPNSLLTYIEQYTLTCSEDDSRLIAKDPRMRALLSLAKRVAKSSATVMLTGESGSGKEVVARFIHQYSSRSENSFVAINCAAIPENLLEATLFGYEKGAFTGATQAQPGKFEQAEGGTLLLDEISEMPLELQAKLLRVLQEREVERVGGHKVIKLDFRLLATSNRDMLAAVKSGKFREDLYYRLNVFPIEVPALRERPQDIEPLAQHFLKAGNEDSGQSFVQELSTEAILKLKHYQWPGNVRELENVMQRAMILATNTIEAEHICLPETDANSLQGDVSVKSTALDMRALEKKHILETLEAVNGSRKLAVQRLGISERTLRYKLQQYRDNVF, encoded by the coding sequence ATGAAAAAATTACCTGTTCTGGTTGTGGAAGATGATCAAGACTTGCTTGAAGCAGTCTGTACTACGATAAAATTGGCGGGATATCAATCGCTTGCTGCTTCTGATGGCATTGGAGCTATGGCTTTGTTGCAAGAAAACGAGGTTGGCATGGTGGTGAGCGATGTCCAAATGAAACCTGTTGATGGCATTGCATTGCTGCAAAAAATTAAGGCGTTTAATCCAGATATGCCGGTATTGCTAATGACGGCCTATGGAGAAATTGATCTGGCAATCGCAGCGATGCGCAGTGGCGCCTGCGATTACTTGCTCAAACCTTTTGAACCAAATAGTTTGTTAACGTATATCGAGCAATATACGTTGACATGTTCCGAAGACGATAGTCGTTTGATCGCTAAAGATCCGCGTATGCGTGCTTTGTTGTCGCTGGCAAAGCGCGTTGCCAAATCGTCTGCTACTGTTATGCTTACTGGAGAAAGCGGCAGTGGGAAAGAAGTGGTTGCCCGTTTTATTCATCAGTATTCAAGTCGTTCGGAAAATTCTTTTGTCGCTATCAATTGCGCTGCGATTCCTGAAAATCTTCTGGAAGCAACACTTTTTGGCTATGAGAAAGGCGCTTTTACGGGCGCAACCCAGGCGCAACCCGGTAAATTTGAACAGGCTGAGGGCGGAACCTTGCTACTCGATGAAATTTCCGAAATGCCGTTGGAGCTCCAAGCAAAATTGCTTCGTGTTTTGCAGGAAAGAGAGGTTGAGCGAGTTGGCGGGCATAAAGTCATTAAACTTGATTTCCGGCTTCTGGCAACGTCAAACCGAGATATGCTTGCAGCAGTAAAAAGCGGCAAGTTCAGAGAAGATTTATATTACCGGTTGAATGTTTTTCCGATTGAAGTTCCCGCGCTTAGAGAACGGCCTCAAGATATCGAGCCACTGGCGCAGCATTTTCTGAAGGCGGGCAATGAAGATTCCGGGCAATCCTTTGTGCAAGAATTGTCAACGGAAGCAATTTTAAAGCTAAAACACTATCAGTGGCCGGGTAATGTCAGGGAACTTGAGAATGTGATGCAACGCGCTATGATATTGGCAACAAATACTATTGAGGCCGAACATATTTGTTTGCCGGAAACTGATGCTAATTCGCTGCAAGGTGATGTGTCTGTTAAATCAACGGCGCTGGATATGAGGGCGCTTGAAAAAAAGCATATTCTGGAGACACTAGAGGCGGTTAATGGTTCTCGTAAATTAGCCGTTCAAAGGCTAGGCATATCGGAGCGAACGCTGCGCTATAAATTACAGCAATATCGAGACAATGTGTTTTAA
- a CDS encoding ATP-binding protein, translating into MSDTQSPSIVVDQEQLKLAFAAFNEASEQLSGVYQDLQFQVEQLTHELALANGELHRQLAAKEVLSQKLTVLLNALPGGVIALDANACIEQVNPAASTMLGHPLVGLSWQKIIDERLIPTAVVNEWTVQGNAAGTVIGEQRRISIERSFVDSTDRQILLVHDITEAHAMQEQIRRNQRLTSMGEMAANLAHQLRTPLSSALLYASHLGNEAITPEERKKFAAKTIDRLKHLEHLTGDMLRFVKGEAAQFESVAVSLLLAELQQVIEPQVKHSGMYFVIRDNSQGVSLVTDRKALCGALINLLENAIQASVQGDEITLSCDLVKDDVVFSVHDNGPGIDVALRERLFEPFFTTRSEGTGLGLAIVRAVIKSLGGRVEINPEPDAGSEFIIRLPTKISAADRASGTVTQKT; encoded by the coding sequence ATGAGTGATACTCAGTCACCTTCAATTGTCGTGGATCAGGAACAGTTAAAGCTTGCATTTGCTGCTTTTAATGAAGCGTCTGAACAGCTGTCCGGCGTATATCAGGATTTGCAGTTCCAGGTGGAGCAGCTAACGCATGAGCTTGCGCTTGCTAACGGTGAGTTGCATCGGCAGCTTGCCGCAAAAGAAGTCCTGTCTCAAAAATTAACCGTGTTGTTAAACGCATTGCCGGGTGGTGTGATCGCATTAGACGCAAACGCCTGTATTGAACAGGTTAATCCGGCCGCCAGCACAATGTTGGGCCATCCGTTAGTCGGTTTGTCCTGGCAGAAAATTATTGATGAACGCCTCATCCCGACTGCAGTAGTCAATGAGTGGACTGTTCAAGGAAATGCTGCAGGAACTGTCATTGGTGAACAGCGCCGTATTAGTATCGAGCGCAGTTTTGTTGATTCGACTGACAGGCAAATTTTGCTTGTTCACGATATTACCGAAGCACATGCAATGCAGGAGCAGATCCGACGCAATCAACGTTTGACTTCTATGGGGGAAATGGCTGCAAATCTGGCGCATCAGTTACGCACGCCGCTTTCTAGCGCTTTATTGTATGCCTCGCATTTGGGTAATGAAGCAATAACCCCAGAGGAACGAAAAAAATTTGCCGCTAAAACAATTGATCGATTGAAACATCTGGAACATCTGACAGGCGATATGCTACGTTTCGTAAAAGGTGAGGCTGCTCAGTTCGAATCGGTAGCAGTCAGTTTGCTATTGGCTGAGTTGCAGCAGGTGATTGAGCCACAAGTCAAGCATTCCGGTATGTATTTTGTTATCCGCGATAACAGTCAGGGCGTCAGTTTGGTGACGGACCGTAAAGCATTATGTGGTGCCTTGATTAATCTTCTTGAAAATGCCATTCAAGCTTCTGTTCAAGGTGATGAAATCACGTTGAGTTGTGATTTGGTAAAAGATGATGTGGTCTTTTCAGTGCATGATAACGGCCCGGGTATTGATGTTGCACTGCGGGAGCGTTTGTTTGAACCATTTTTTACAACGCGCTCGGAAGGAACAGGCCTGGGCTTGGCGATTGTACGCGCTGTGATCAAATCGTTGGGAGGGCGTGTTGAAATTAACCCGGAACCTGATGCGGGAAGTGAATTTATCATTCGCTTGCCAACAAAGATAAGTGCCGCTGATCGTGCATCAGGCACGGTAACGCAGAAAACGTAA
- the fliF gene encoding flagellar M-ring protein FliF: protein MATVPNQTTDTASISQSSTPFGLGRFNQLPNQKKLGLMLAAAAIIALLVGAWTWSQSPDYRVLYSNISDQDGADIINSLQQANVPYKFSQSGSAILVPNDQVHEARLRLAGQGLPRGGLVGFELMENQKFGASQFLEQVNYQRALEGELSRSVQSLSAVQSARVHLAISKPSVFARERQKPSVSVLLNLHPGRMLREEQVHAIVHLVSSSIPNLPIQNVTVVDQNGNLLSGQEQTKTESKFDAKQLEYLHQLEKSYTERIEAILSPITGAANVRAQVTADLDFSRIERAEEIYRPNNTETDAASIRSQQTMESESTGNKIDGGIPGALTNRPPEPAIAPIELEGEEGAQRPEPLPTDKRKESTTNYEVDKTVQHTHLPTGNIRRLSAAVVVNHRRTIDEEGNITYTPLSEEEIREINNLVRDAMGFNEERGDTLTVTNSLFTDDNTLQDLPLWKDPDMILLAQEIGKQLLIAAIVLFFLLKILRPFLKSLTHDPELEKKEVAELPDGTAAVDASGQPAQLAEDGTPLLNQTSSDEHIKKEAFNKNLEKAKQLAIDEPAIVANVVKEWVNGNG, encoded by the coding sequence GTGGCCACAGTACCAAACCAAACAACCGATACAGCAAGCATTTCACAATCCAGCACACCATTTGGGTTAGGCAGATTCAACCAACTACCCAATCAAAAGAAACTCGGATTAATGCTCGCTGCTGCAGCGATAATTGCATTACTTGTCGGCGCCTGGACTTGGAGCCAGTCGCCTGACTATCGTGTACTTTATTCGAATATCTCGGATCAGGACGGTGCTGACATCATCAACTCATTGCAACAAGCAAATGTGCCATACAAGTTTTCACAAAGCGGCAGCGCAATCCTAGTTCCCAATGATCAGGTGCATGAAGCACGCTTACGTCTGGCAGGCCAAGGATTACCGAGAGGCGGGCTGGTCGGATTTGAATTAATGGAAAATCAGAAATTTGGCGCCAGTCAATTTCTTGAGCAAGTCAACTATCAGCGCGCACTGGAGGGCGAGTTATCACGTTCAGTACAATCACTTTCAGCCGTTCAAAGCGCACGTGTACATCTGGCAATTTCCAAACCATCAGTATTTGCCAGGGAAAGACAAAAACCCAGCGTTTCGGTATTGCTGAACTTGCATCCGGGCAGAATGCTCCGCGAAGAACAAGTCCATGCAATTGTACATCTTGTCTCCAGCAGCATACCAAACTTACCCATCCAAAATGTAACTGTTGTTGATCAAAATGGAAATCTGCTCAGCGGGCAAGAACAGACAAAAACCGAATCCAAATTTGATGCCAAGCAACTGGAATATTTACATCAACTTGAAAAAAGTTATACGGAGCGAATCGAAGCGATATTGTCTCCAATTACGGGTGCTGCCAATGTTCGCGCCCAAGTTACTGCAGACCTGGATTTCTCTAGAATCGAGCGCGCTGAAGAAATTTACAGACCCAATAATACCGAAACAGATGCCGCTTCCATTCGCAGCCAGCAAACAATGGAATCAGAATCAACCGGAAATAAAATTGATGGCGGAATTCCGGGAGCACTAACCAATCGCCCACCTGAACCCGCAATTGCCCCGATTGAACTAGAAGGGGAAGAAGGAGCACAACGGCCTGAACCGCTACCGACCGACAAACGCAAAGAATCAACAACCAACTATGAAGTTGATAAAACAGTCCAGCACACACATTTACCCACCGGCAACATCAGGCGGTTGTCAGCTGCTGTTGTTGTCAACCATCGTCGAACAATTGATGAAGAAGGCAACATCACATATACACCACTCTCTGAGGAAGAAATCCGGGAAATCAATAACCTTGTAAGAGACGCCATGGGCTTTAACGAAGAACGTGGCGATACTTTGACAGTCACCAACAGTTTATTTACCGACGATAACACATTGCAGGATTTGCCTTTATGGAAAGATCCGGACATGATTTTATTGGCACAAGAAATTGGCAAGCAATTACTTATTGCAGCCATTGTGTTGTTCTTTTTGTTAAAAATTTTACGCCCCTTTCTTAAATCCCTAACTCATGATCCGGAACTTGAGAAGAAAGAAGTCGCCGAATTGCCGGATGGCACAGCAGCGGTCGACGCATCGGGCCAGCCTGCGCAACTGGCTGAAGATGGCACGCCATTATTGAATCAAACGTCTTCCGATGAACACATCAAAAAAGAAGCATTTAATAAAAATCTCGAAAAAGCCAAGCAACTGGCTATTGATGAACCGGCAATTGTTGCTAATGTTGTAAAAGAATGGGTCAATGGCAATGGATGA